From Humisphaera borealis, the proteins below share one genomic window:
- a CDS encoding M10 family metallopeptidase C-terminal domain-containing protein translates to MLLESLESRRLMSVSLSPAGLLTVMGKDDADHANGDTISAYVSGLSLKVNDNGVISTFLLSKVKNIAVYLRAGEDTVTIDPSVKIPCLLDSGPSTFHGDILRGGGGNDTLLLRSSLGEAYGGAGNDSLQNFGVESSLYGEAGNDTLISKQSRASESFYDGGTGVDTLDYSSATIDMLLRNGLAGGYSSVGGPLFRLGITDGVQGMENLFAGSGNDYIYGNASNNILKGNAGNDYIEGGDGNDTIYGGSGEDAMFGQNGNDTFYSKDGIKDFLAGGSGTDKANKDAIDIVNSVEASF, encoded by the coding sequence ATGCTGCTCGAATCGCTGGAATCACGACGTCTCATGTCCGTCTCGCTCAGCCCGGCCGGACTCCTGACTGTCATGGGGAAGGACGATGCCGATCACGCCAACGGCGACACGATCTCGGCCTACGTCAGCGGTTTGTCGCTCAAGGTCAATGACAACGGAGTAATCAGCACCTTCCTGCTCTCCAAGGTGAAGAACATCGCGGTCTACCTCCGGGCCGGCGAGGACACCGTCACCATCGATCCGTCCGTGAAGATTCCCTGCCTCCTCGACTCGGGACCTTCGACTTTCCATGGCGATATCCTCAGAGGCGGTGGCGGCAACGATACCCTGCTGCTCCGGAGCAGCTTGGGCGAGGCCTACGGTGGCGCGGGTAACGACTCCCTCCAGAACTTCGGCGTCGAGTCGAGTCTGTACGGCGAGGCCGGCAACGACACCCTGATCAGTAAGCAATCCCGCGCGTCAGAGAGCTTCTACGACGGCGGGACGGGAGTGGACACGCTGGATTACTCGAGCGCCACGATCGACATGCTGCTTCGCAACGGTCTGGCCGGCGGATACTCGTCGGTCGGAGGCCCATTATTCCGTCTTGGAATCACAGACGGCGTCCAAGGAATGGAGAACCTCTTCGCCGGCAGCGGCAACGACTACATCTACGGCAACGCGTCCAACAACATTCTCAAGGGAAATGCCGGAAATGACTACATCGAGGGCGGCGACGGTAATGACACGATCTACGGCGGTAGCGGGGAAGATGCGATGTTCGGACAGAACGGCAACGATACCTTCTATTCCAAGGACGGCATCAAAGACTTCCTGGCCGGGGGTTCGGGCACTGACAAAGCCAACAAGGATGCGATCGATATCGTCAACAGCGTGGAAGCGAGCTTCTAG
- a CDS encoding glycosyl hydrolase 53 family protein yields MSRSLLVLATGLMLSLFVTALQANDPPARPPGDKPATRPFRLGVDMNYALQMQRDGRKWTHDGKAIDPYSGLARQGVNAARVRLWTGDEGESGLHYAVDVANRARDNGLAPYLVLFLSENWADMVKQPAPAVWKDLDEPAKLAAIEAYAERVTRHFSRHGHDIDLFEIGNEIDFGICGVFEEEWPKRVSIEYMSQRIWPRMTPILTAAQRGVRKARPNARFILHLAQWQEHAYCVAFWKHMIDAGVAVDVAGISYFPTSAEDPARRTLAYFDQTLTAIHEAIRRPVIVCETAYPSSAKFDGQFSAWNKPIEGYDLSAAGQGKWVADFLAIARRNRALEGVYYWSPEWYASGPVNWTPFAMFDEEGIARPAFGAFTAQPPESNPRPGR; encoded by the coding sequence ATGAGCCGTTCACTACTGGTGCTCGCAACTGGCCTGATGTTGTCGTTGTTCGTAACCGCGTTGCAGGCGAATGATCCGCCGGCACGGCCGCCGGGGGATAAGCCGGCAACCCGTCCGTTCCGTTTGGGCGTCGACATGAACTACGCCCTGCAGATGCAGCGGGACGGACGTAAATGGACGCACGACGGCAAGGCGATCGATCCTTACAGCGGCCTGGCACGCCAGGGCGTGAACGCGGCTCGCGTCCGCCTTTGGACCGGTGACGAGGGGGAGAGCGGGCTGCATTATGCGGTGGACGTCGCCAATCGCGCCCGCGACAACGGGTTGGCCCCCTACCTGGTCCTGTTTCTCAGCGAAAACTGGGCGGACATGGTCAAGCAGCCGGCACCGGCGGTCTGGAAGGACCTGGACGAGCCCGCGAAACTCGCCGCGATTGAGGCCTATGCCGAGCGCGTCACCAGGCACTTCAGCCGTCACGGCCACGACATCGATCTCTTCGAAATCGGTAACGAGATCGACTTCGGCATCTGCGGCGTATTCGAGGAAGAGTGGCCCAAGCGGGTGAGCATCGAGTACATGAGCCAGCGCATCTGGCCGCGGATGACACCGATCCTGACCGCCGCCCAGCGCGGCGTGCGCAAGGCCCGGCCGAACGCGCGTTTCATCCTGCACCTGGCGCAGTGGCAGGAGCACGCCTACTGCGTTGCGTTCTGGAAACACATGATCGATGCCGGCGTCGCGGTTGATGTCGCCGGCATCAGCTATTTCCCCACCTCGGCCGAAGATCCCGCCCGGCGGACGCTCGCCTACTTCGACCAGACGCTGACCGCGATCCACGAAGCGATCCGCCGACCGGTGATCGTATGTGAGACGGCGTACCCGTCATCGGCGAAGTTCGACGGGCAGTTCTCGGCCTGGAACAAACCGATCGAAGGATACGACCTGAGCGCCGCCGGCCAGGGCAAATGGGTGGCGGATTTCCTGGCGATCGCCCGGCGGAATCGCGCGTTGGAAGGCGTCTACTACTGGAGCCCGGAGTGGTACGCGTCGGGCCCGGTGAATTGGACCCCCTTCGCGATGTTCGATGAAGAGGGAATCGCCCGACCTGCGTTTGGGGCCTTCACCGCTCAGCCTCCAGAGTCCAATCCCCGGCCCGGACGATAG
- the coaD gene encoding pantetheine-phosphate adenylyltransferase, with the protein MRRAVYAGSFDPITLGHLWMVERGGELFDELVVAIGVNPDKKYLFDLDERLAMLRESTAHCANVTIASYENMFLVHYAKQVGADFILRGVRNEQDYAYERGMRYVNAELDSDVRTVFMVPPRELVEVSSSFVKGLIGPAGWKTVLKKYLPLPVYERFLRLHP; encoded by the coding sequence ATGCGACGAGCCGTTTACGCCGGTAGTTTCGATCCCATCACCCTCGGCCATCTCTGGATGGTCGAACGCGGAGGCGAATTGTTCGACGAGCTCGTCGTCGCGATCGGCGTGAACCCAGACAAGAAGTACCTCTTCGACCTCGATGAACGTCTGGCGATGCTTCGGGAATCGACCGCGCATTGCGCCAACGTCACGATCGCCAGCTACGAGAACATGTTCCTGGTGCATTACGCCAAGCAGGTGGGGGCCGACTTCATCCTCCGTGGGGTGCGCAACGAACAGGACTACGCGTACGAGCGGGGCATGCGTTACGTGAATGCCGAACTCGACAGCGACGTGCGAACCGTGTTCATGGTTCCGCCGCGCGAACTGGTCGAAGTGAGCTCCAGTTTCGTCAAAGGGCTGATCGGCCCGGCGGGTTGGAAAACCGTGCTGAAAAAGTATCTGCCGCTTCCAGTGTACGAACGCTTTTTGCGGTTGCACCCGTGA
- a CDS encoding DUF1579 domain-containing protein — protein MHTKPEPQHAFLQQLVGEWTYDGEALMGPDSPPEKMSGTETVRSLGGLWVIGEGKGKMPDGGEATMIVTLGYDPALGKYVGTWIGSMMARLWVYEVTVEGNVINMESDGPSFADPNKTVRYRDAIEIVSSDHRIFTASFLPDDGSRITFMTIHYRRKK, from the coding sequence ATGCACACCAAACCCGAACCGCAACATGCCTTCCTTCAGCAACTCGTCGGTGAATGGACCTACGACGGCGAAGCGCTAATGGGCCCCGACAGCCCGCCTGAGAAGATGTCGGGGACGGAAACCGTCCGCTCGCTCGGCGGACTCTGGGTGATCGGCGAAGGCAAGGGGAAGATGCCCGATGGCGGCGAGGCCACGATGATCGTGACCCTCGGCTATGACCCGGCGCTGGGGAAATACGTCGGTACCTGGATCGGCTCGATGATGGCCAGGCTCTGGGTCTACGAGGTGACCGTCGAAGGTAACGTGATCAACATGGAATCCGACGGCCCGTCGTTCGCCGATCCGAACAAGACGGTCCGGTATCGCGACGCGATCGAGATCGTCTCGTCCGACCACCGCATTTTCACGGCGTCGTTCCTGCCGGATGACGGATCGCGGATCACATTCATGACCATTCACTACCGCCGCAAGAAGTAG
- a CDS encoding HD domain-containing protein, with amino-acid sequence MQEKLRTDLERSWAACAPVGGPLATEVLDELLTLWSAPARHYHNVEHLHECLAELAAVAGDLSTRGHRSIALAIWFHDAIYDAARHDNEAASADLAAARLGQLGESPDVIATVGRLILDTAHRAEPATPEGRLMVDIDLSILGKPADRFDRYDAAIRAEYAHVPWQDYRTGRLKVLRAFLARPAIYGATCFKAAYEDAARANLDRAISRLESARN; translated from the coding sequence ATGCAGGAGAAGCTCCGCACGGATCTCGAACGCAGCTGGGCGGCCTGCGCCCCGGTGGGCGGTCCGTTGGCCACAGAGGTCTTGGACGAGTTGCTCACGCTCTGGTCGGCGCCCGCGCGTCACTATCACAATGTCGAGCATCTTCACGAATGCCTGGCGGAGCTCGCGGCCGTCGCCGGTGACCTGAGCACTCGCGGCCATCGCTCGATCGCCCTGGCGATCTGGTTCCACGATGCGATCTACGACGCCGCCCGTCACGACAACGAAGCCGCCTCGGCAGACCTGGCGGCGGCTCGGCTGGGTCAGCTCGGCGAATCGCCGGACGTCATCGCGACCGTCGGCAGGCTTATTCTCGATACAGCCCATCGGGCCGAACCGGCGACACCCGAGGGCCGGCTGATGGTTGACATCGACCTGTCGATTCTCGGCAAGCCCGCCGATCGGTTCGATCGCTACGACGCGGCGATTCGCGCCGAGTACGCTCACGTCCCCTGGCAGGATTACCGCACGGGCCGGTTGAAGGTGCTGCGGGCGTTCCTGGCCCGGCCGGCAATCTACGGCGCGACCTGTTTCAAAGCCGCCTACGAAGACGCCGCCCGAGCGAACCTTGATCGTGCGATTTCCCGGCTGGAGTCGGCCAGGAACTGA
- a CDS encoding S1C family serine protease encodes MKFRATRPLLASVLSAVLATGLSVGFQTSTVLAQDKPAKPTTAPASKPTTKPATAPAVEVGIPKAPVAGKSELKSINAIPESLDDLKALEARVAEITKKVLPAVVGVQAGSGQGSGVIVGSDGFVLTAGHVSGEPGRDMSLILTDGRRVRARSLGVNSKIDSGLIKITDKGTYPSVKIGKSADLKKGQWVLALGHPGGYQRNRPPVLRLGRVLAVNGSDNFVMTDCTLVGGDSGGPLFDLDGNVVAIHSRIGPSTLNNMHTPSDTYVETWDRLVRGESWGSTFAFLTPRGPMLGIGGESAEGNGGAVIGTVTPGSPAEKAGIKPGDIVVGFDGKPVQSLEELAQSISRKSVGDKVAIELVRNGKKMELSATLARRPRE; translated from the coding sequence ATGAAGTTTCGCGCAACGCGTCCCCTGTTGGCTTCGGTTCTGTCGGCCGTCCTGGCGACGGGGCTGAGTGTCGGCTTCCAAACCTCCACTGTCCTGGCCCAGGATAAGCCCGCCAAGCCGACGACCGCACCGGCCAGCAAACCCACCACCAAGCCGGCGACGGCCCCCGCGGTCGAGGTGGGGATCCCCAAGGCCCCGGTGGCTGGCAAGAGCGAACTCAAGTCGATCAACGCGATTCCCGAGTCACTCGACGACCTCAAGGCGCTCGAAGCCCGGGTCGCCGAGATCACCAAAAAGGTGCTTCCGGCCGTCGTGGGCGTTCAGGCCGGTTCCGGACAGGGTAGCGGCGTCATCGTCGGCAGCGACGGCTTCGTGCTCACCGCCGGCCACGTATCCGGCGAGCCCGGTCGCGATATGTCGCTCATTCTCACCGACGGCCGTCGCGTTCGCGCCAGGAGCCTGGGCGTCAACTCCAAGATCGACTCGGGGCTCATCAAGATCACCGACAAGGGGACCTACCCCAGCGTCAAAATCGGCAAGTCGGCCGACCTTAAGAAGGGGCAGTGGGTTCTCGCGCTCGGCCACCCCGGCGGCTACCAGCGCAACCGGCCGCCCGTCCTGCGCCTCGGCCGCGTGCTTGCGGTCAACGGCTCCGACAACTTCGTCATGACCGACTGCACGCTCGTCGGCGGCGACTCCGGCGGCCCGCTGTTTGATCTCGACGGCAATGTCGTCGCGATCCACAGCCGCATCGGCCCTTCAACGCTGAACAACATGCACACCCCGTCCGACACCTATGTCGAAACGTGGGACCGGCTCGTCCGCGGTGAATCGTGGGGCAGCACCTTTGCCTTCCTCACCCCGCGCGGCCCGATGCTGGGCATCGGCGGCGAATCGGCCGAAGGCAACGGCGGGGCGGTCATCGGCACCGTCACCCCCGGCAGCCCTGCCGAGAAAGCCGGCATCAAGCCCGGCGACATCGTCGTCGGGTTCGATGGCAAACCGGTTCAGTCTCTCGAAGAACTGGCCCAGTCGATCAGTCGAAAGTCCGTCGGCGACAAGGTCGCGATCGAACTGGTTCGCAACGGCAAGAAGATGGAACTGAGTGCGACTCTGGCACGACGTCCGCGCGAGTAG
- a CDS encoding S1C family serine protease: MRTWNSKFKLMLAGSLLIAGLLGQPAQAQRFRGPDRELSKNGNGIKDAFKEVVSSANLATVKVRSGGKDIAYGTVVAKDGYILTKASELTGDVAVRLRDGTEKQATIVGVAEDHDLAMLKIDAEGLTAIAWTDAKKASVGQWVITPGMSDSPMALGVLSVDRRKIPARSGLLGVMLADGAGGAKVMQVVPDSPAEKAGLRVDDVIAAVNAKDVGSREALIETIRSYMPGQTVKLAVKRGEKELQVEAKLVGGVGPGARAEMMNQMGGALSLRNANFPAVLQHDTVLTPAMCGGPLVTLDGKAIGINIARAGRVESYAIPSDVIEPLLKDLKSGKLAPKSQEKPTTKPAEKKNEE; the protein is encoded by the coding sequence ATGCGTACCTGGAACTCGAAGTTCAAACTGATGCTCGCCGGTTCGCTCCTGATCGCGGGCCTGCTCGGACAGCCGGCCCAGGCGCAGCGGTTCCGCGGTCCCGACCGGGAATTGTCGAAGAACGGCAACGGGATCAAGGACGCCTTCAAGGAAGTCGTCAGCTCGGCAAACCTCGCCACCGTCAAGGTGCGGTCCGGCGGAAAAGACATCGCCTACGGCACGGTCGTCGCCAAGGACGGCTACATCCTCACCAAGGCGAGCGAACTGACCGGCGACGTGGCAGTCCGCCTGCGCGACGGCACGGAGAAGCAGGCGACCATCGTCGGCGTCGCCGAAGACCATGACCTGGCGATGCTGAAGATCGACGCCGAAGGACTGACGGCGATCGCCTGGACGGACGCTAAGAAGGCAAGTGTCGGGCAGTGGGTGATTACGCCGGGCATGTCCGACTCGCCGATGGCGCTGGGCGTGCTGTCGGTCGATCGCCGAAAGATCCCCGCCCGCAGCGGCTTGCTCGGCGTGATGCTCGCCGACGGGGCCGGCGGGGCGAAGGTGATGCAGGTGGTCCCCGACAGCCCCGCCGAGAAAGCCGGCCTGCGGGTCGATGACGTGATCGCCGCCGTCAACGCCAAGGACGTCGGCAGCCGTGAAGCGCTGATCGAGACCATCCGTTCCTACATGCCCGGCCAGACGGTAAAGCTGGCGGTCAAACGCGGCGAGAAGGAACTGCAGGTCGAAGCCAAGCTGGTCGGCGGGGTCGGCCCTGGTGCCCGGGCCGAGATGATGAACCAGATGGGCGGCGCGCTTAGTCTGCGAAACGCCAACTTCCCCGCCGTACTCCAGCACGACACGGTACTGACGCCCGCGATGTGCGGCGGCCCGCTGGTCACGCTCGACGGCAAGGCGATCGGCATCAACATCGCCCGCGCCGGTCGCGTCGAAAGCTACGCCATCCCGTCCGACGTGATCGAGCCCCTGCTGAAGGACCTCAAGAGCGGCAAGCTGGCCCCTAAGAGCCAGGAGAAGCCGACGACCAAACCGGCTGAGAAGAAGAACGAGGAGTGA
- a CDS encoding polysaccharide deacetylase family protein — protein MTPTALRRLVMVVAFCCVAVGASGSRVHAAEAAPSDPLGILRKPIPEKLVVLTFDDSCASHATYVGPLLKKYGFGGTFYVSDAFAFRTRKDWYMTWEQIKRLDEMGFEIGNHTLGHGQLSATGLDGCLRAVTGLEEQCTTHRVTRPTTFCWPFYSVNSRLYDGLIARGYLFARGGHNKPYKPTADNPFDAPSFSISDGDIKRDSEVFYKAVKQATPGQVVVLTFHGVADGEHPTVGLDPAVFETYVRYLKDNQYTVISMRDLAAYVEPSKAAQLLSRPPFVPWGERSPAWGWVTARDNLLYLCVDKLPADRQLTLPAMTTRISAAWFLADTKKQPLVVTRKGSGIQTVTVPEFSTAAYGEKPTVIVAELTGGPVATLLDFVFPGLPEPEFAGDEIRVQVPLATDLTKLAPVYNTGSPLVTGKPVSGTQGDFSGPQKYTIAAPDGSTRVYTVKVTPTAGVVGLSSPSFERYDLDNDRNETLGRNPTGTTWTFHKPAGGGELGIKNLAETGYPPPAPDGTLHCVFMRGEGNGVSQAVTFDKGSYTIGLDVAKRRGYEKTAASLTLTLDGATVFTIDASNIVEAWKHFESPAIPVPAGVHVVGIVVGGGGMDLIDNVVLKHARQ, from the coding sequence ATGACCCCTACCGCCCTTCGCCGCCTCGTGATGGTTGTGGCGTTCTGCTGTGTTGCCGTCGGCGCGTCCGGGTCGCGGGTTCACGCGGCCGAAGCGGCACCCAGCGATCCGTTGGGCATCCTTCGCAAGCCGATTCCTGAAAAGCTGGTCGTCCTGACGTTCGACGACAGTTGCGCGAGCCATGCGACGTATGTCGGACCGCTCCTCAAGAAGTATGGATTCGGTGGAACGTTTTATGTCAGTGACGCGTTCGCGTTCCGAACGCGAAAAGACTGGTACATGACCTGGGAGCAGATCAAGCGTCTCGACGAGATGGGCTTTGAGATCGGGAACCATACGCTTGGCCACGGACAACTCAGTGCGACAGGCCTCGATGGGTGTCTCCGCGCCGTGACCGGCCTGGAAGAACAGTGCACCACCCATCGCGTGACACGACCCACGACCTTCTGCTGGCCGTTCTACAGCGTCAATAGCCGCCTTTACGACGGGCTGATTGCCAGGGGGTATCTGTTTGCGCGGGGCGGACACAACAAACCCTACAAGCCGACGGCAGACAACCCGTTTGACGCCCCATCGTTCAGCATCAGTGACGGCGACATCAAGCGGGACAGCGAAGTGTTCTACAAGGCGGTGAAACAAGCGACACCGGGACAGGTGGTTGTCCTGACGTTTCACGGAGTGGCCGATGGTGAACACCCGACCGTGGGGCTCGACCCGGCCGTGTTTGAAACGTATGTCCGGTATCTCAAGGACAACCAGTACACCGTGATCTCGATGCGCGACCTGGCGGCGTACGTGGAGCCATCGAAGGCGGCGCAGTTGCTGTCGCGCCCGCCGTTCGTTCCCTGGGGCGAGCGCTCGCCGGCGTGGGGATGGGTGACCGCCAGGGACAACCTGCTCTACCTCTGCGTCGACAAGTTGCCTGCCGACCGTCAACTGACGCTTCCGGCGATGACGACACGGATTTCAGCTGCCTGGTTCCTGGCGGATACCAAAAAACAGCCGCTGGTCGTCACCCGGAAGGGTTCGGGAATTCAGACGGTGACGGTGCCCGAGTTTTCCACTGCGGCGTACGGCGAGAAGCCGACGGTGATCGTGGCCGAGCTGACCGGTGGCCCCGTCGCAACCCTCCTGGACTTTGTCTTTCCGGGGTTGCCCGAACCCGAGTTTGCCGGCGACGAGATTCGGGTGCAGGTGCCCCTTGCTACCGATCTCACGAAGCTCGCGCCGGTCTACAACACCGGTTCACCGCTGGTCACCGGGAAGCCTGTCTCGGGCACCCAGGGGGACTTCAGCGGTCCGCAGAAGTACACGATCGCGGCACCCGACGGCTCGACCAGGGTCTACACCGTGAAGGTCACTCCGACGGCCGGCGTCGTCGGCCTGTCCAGCCCCAGCTTCGAGCGGTACGACCTGGACAATGATCGGAACGAAACGCTCGGTCGGAATCCCACCGGAACGACCTGGACGTTTCACAAGCCGGCCGGCGGTGGAGAACTGGGCATCAAGAACCTGGCGGAGACCGGCTATCCGCCCCCCGCCCCCGATGGAACGCTGCACTGTGTTTTTATGCGCGGCGAGGGCAACGGCGTATCGCAGGCGGTAACGTTCGATAAGGGGAGCTACACGATCGGCCTGGATGTGGCCAAACGCCGCGGGTACGAGAAGACCGCGGCATCGTTGACCCTCACGCTGGATGGCGCAACGGTGTTCACGATTGACGCGTCGAACATTGTCGAGGCGTGGAAGCACTTCGAATCGCCGGCCATTCCCGTGCCGGCGGGCGTTCATGTCGTAGGCATTGTCGTCGGCGGCGGTGGAATGGACCTGATTGACAATGTCGTGCTGAAGCACGCCAGGCAATAG
- the ybcJ gene encoding ribosome-associated protein YbcJ gives MTFEFELTEGHEHIALCDLLKLVGLSESGAAAKHLIAEGGVKVDGVVETRKRCKIKRGQAVTIEGGSVKVG, from the coding sequence ATGACGTTCGAGTTCGAACTGACCGAAGGCCATGAACACATCGCGCTGTGCGATCTGCTGAAGCTGGTGGGATTGTCCGAAAGTGGTGCCGCCGCCAAGCATCTGATCGCCGAAGGCGGCGTAAAGGTGGACGGCGTGGTCGAGACGCGCAAGCGGTGCAAGATCAAGAGGGGGCAGGCGGTGACGATTGAGGGTGGTAGCGTAAAGGTCGGGTGA
- the trmB gene encoding tRNA (guanine(46)-N(7))-methyltransferase TrmB produces the protein MSESSSPPNDALAHASEPVRVDSDLFRSRGSWRNEFECRIGNSFDGRITFEVGCFDAGFLCTIAARHPTMGFVGIDWKVKSLNEGASRVAAMGLKNVVLLRGRAQDLRQIFADGEVDEVWVFHPEPCDEPNQLKNRLIAEPFLGDVHAVLRPGGALVIKTDHPGYYQWVLGLLGLPEPAWFEAARQKKSVENGTPRVRARDLMRPADVPGPSSRIASQFEIAMTSADFWNDPAAMEHVQGRSFAGEKTLFESKFVRKRLPIYYAELRRR, from the coding sequence ATGTCAGAATCGTCCAGCCCACCCAATGATGCCTTAGCGCACGCGTCCGAACCGGTTCGGGTCGATTCTGATCTGTTTCGGAGTCGGGGATCCTGGCGCAACGAGTTCGAATGCAGGATCGGCAACAGTTTTGACGGAAGAATCACCTTCGAAGTCGGCTGCTTTGACGCCGGGTTTCTCTGCACGATCGCCGCCAGGCATCCGACCATGGGATTCGTCGGGATCGACTGGAAGGTGAAGTCGCTGAACGAGGGCGCGTCGCGTGTCGCCGCGATGGGGTTGAAGAACGTCGTCCTGCTTCGCGGCCGGGCTCAGGACCTGCGGCAGATCTTCGCCGACGGCGAAGTCGACGAGGTGTGGGTGTTCCATCCGGAACCGTGTGATGAGCCGAACCAGCTCAAGAATCGCCTGATCGCCGAGCCGTTTCTGGGGGACGTTCATGCGGTGCTTCGGCCGGGCGGAGCTCTGGTCATCAAGACCGACCACCCCGGGTACTACCAGTGGGTGCTCGGGCTGCTCGGCCTGCCGGAACCGGCATGGTTCGAGGCGGCCCGGCAGAAGAAGAGTGTCGAGAATGGAACGCCACGGGTTCGCGCCCGCGATCTGATGCGGCCAGCGGATGTGCCAGGGCCCAGTAGCCGCATCGCGAGCCAGTTTGAAATCGCCATGACGTCGGCCGACTTCTGGAACGACCCGGCCGCGATGGAGCACGTGCAGGGCCGCAGCTTCGCCGGCGAGAAGACCTTGTTCGAATCGAAGTTCGTGCGGAAGCGACTGCCGATCTACTACGCCGAGCTGCGCCGGCGGTAA
- a CDS encoding sigma-70 family RNA polymerase sigma factor: protein MSSLSGTHDDAADLIDESGLPASADQAARPDVAMLRRAKAGDKSAYGQIVILYQDRLFNAVLRLVGDRDEALEVTQEAFTRGLMKIESFRGDASPYTWLFRIAMNLAISQLRKVQRARTFSLDAPMSGGRAGGGGAGGRNDDQASSLVDRVARHSDTPDAEIERRERDQQVLSALGRLDAEYRAVLVLRDIEGFDYQQMADILGLPLGTLKSRLFRARLALRDELKAYMT, encoded by the coding sequence ATGTCGAGCCTGAGTGGAACCCATGACGACGCGGCCGACCTGATCGACGAAAGCGGCTTGCCCGCTTCCGCCGACCAGGCTGCCCGACCCGACGTGGCGATGCTCAGGCGGGCCAAGGCCGGCGATAAGTCGGCGTACGGGCAGATCGTGATCCTGTATCAGGACCGTCTGTTCAACGCCGTCCTTCGCCTGGTCGGCGACCGCGACGAGGCCCTCGAAGTCACTCAGGAAGCGTTCACCCGCGGCCTGATGAAGATCGAGAGCTTTCGCGGCGACGCCTCGCCGTACACCTGGCTCTTCCGCATCGCGATGAACCTGGCGATCAGCCAGCTTCGCAAGGTGCAGAGAGCCCGGACCTTCTCGCTGGACGCACCGATGAGTGGTGGCCGGGCGGGCGGCGGCGGGGCGGGTGGACGAAACGACGACCAGGCCTCGAGCCTGGTCGATCGCGTCGCCCGCCATTCCGACACGCCGGATGCCGAGATCGAGCGGCGCGAGCGCGACCAGCAGGTGCTGAGCGCGCTGGGCCGGCTCGATGCCGAGTACCGCGCGGTACTGGTCCTGCGCGACATCGAGGGCTTTGACTACCAGCAGATGGCCGACATCCTCGGCCTGCCGCTGGGCACCCTCAAGAGCCGGCTCTTCCGGGCCCGTCTGGCGCTCCGGGATGAGTTGAAAGCGTATATGACGTAG